The following DNA comes from Candidatus Eisenbacteria bacterium.
AGGGGACGGGGAAACCTTGAAAGCAGACGTCACTCTTGATGCTTTCGGACTGCTTTGTCCGATGCCGGTCATAAAGACTGCTCAGGAGATGAAAAAGCTCAAAGCCGGCGAGGTTCTCGAAATCCTTTCAACCGATGAAGGCATAAAGGTGGATATGCCGGCCTGGTGCAAGAACACCGGGAATGAGTTTCTTGGGATTGAGGAATCTGACGGCGAGTACAGGGTCTATGTCAGAAAAGTGAAGGACTGATTGAGAAGAAGACTGCGAATATCTCATCCGCAGGCAAGACTCCTGGACCTTCTCCAGGACGGTTTCCCATTGACCAGACGGCCATTTCTATCAATCGGCAAATCCATGAGGAGAAGTGAAGATTGGGTGCTCACGAATCTGGGAAAACTCATGGAAGAAGGCGTCGTACGGGAGATAAGCGGCATCTTCGATTCCCGAAAGCTTGGATTTGTGAGCACACTTGTTGCGATGAAGCTGCCGGCCCGGCGGGTTGACCTTGCAGGAAAGATCGTCTCAAGAGAGCCGGGCGTATCTCACAACTACAGAAGGGATCACGAATTCAATCTCTGGTTCACTGTGACGGCAGATTCTCAGGCGGCGCTCACGAGAACTCTCGGGAAGCTGAGAACCAGGCTCAGGCCTGAGAGGATTCTGGTCCTTCCGTCTCTGAGGGTCTTCAAGATTGGCGTGAGCTTTGACATGAGTGGCGGGAAAAAGACAAGGAGGAACAGGAACGTGCCATCGCGCTCATTCAGACTTACTTCGTTTGACACAAAGCTCGTGGTGGCGCTCCAGAGGAGGATTGTTCCTGTCAGGCGGCCATTCGAGAGTGCTGCCAGGGAATTTGACATCGAGGAGGGACGGCTGATTGCAGGTGCAAAGGAGCTGATTCGCAAGGGATTCATGAGAAGGTTCGGCGCTGTCTTGAGGCACAGGAATGCCGGATTTGCCGCAAATGCAATGACCGCGTGGAAGATCCCGAAAAATGATGTAGATGCATTCGGAAGGATTGCCTCATCCTTCCCGCAGGTCAGCCATTGCTACGAAAGACCGGTGCTGAGAGGCTGGCCTTACTCGGTTTTCGTGATGATTCATGGGAGGACCAAACGGCAGTGCAAGGAAGTCATGGAGGGAATTGCAGACAAGACAGGAGCCCGCGACTACGAGATTCTCTACAGCACAAAAGAGTACAAGAAGGAGAGAGTCAGGTACTTCGTGCAAGCCTAGGCAGTTAGGGGGTTGACAAAACCCGACAAGAATTCTATTCTGCACAGGTTAGGCTGCTTTGGTGGCTGGGGTTTTCTTCGACGCAAGAGAACCCTTGTTTTGATCCGATGAGGGAATCACGCTCTTGGGTTTTCGGATTCCTGCACTCTGGTAAAGGAGGTTTGAGATGGAGTTGAAGGAGAAGAAAGAAGGAGACGTAGTGATTCTGTATCCAAAGGGTTATCTCATGGGAGGACCTGAGACCGTTGTCGTGGAAAAGAGAATCAGACAGCTCGCTGAAGAGGAAAACAAGAAACTTGTCATCAATCTCGAAGAAACCAATCACCTGAACTCCACTGCTCTTGGGGTTCTCATTGCCGGATACACGAACTATGCAAAGAGAAATGCCAGCATGAAACTCTGCAAGGCCGATAAGAAAATCCACAACATATTTGTGATAACCAAGCTTTCGCTGGTTTTCGAAGTCTTTGAAACAGAGAAAGAAGCCGTTGCCAGCTTCTAGCGAAAAAACCGGACCGGGGGCAAGAGGCGAGGAGATAGCCGTACTCTCCATTCCAGGCCGGCTGGAGTATCTTCCTTTTGCGGATGCCCTTCTCGTTGGTGTGGCTGCGAGTCTAGGGATGGGAGACGACGAGAAGGACGCATTCTCAATCTCAATACTGGAGGCCGGGACAAACGCGATCCAGCACGGCTCAAAATACGACGAGTCAAAGAAGATCGTTTTCAGCTTTATCGTTGAAGACGGTAGCTTGTCGGTACTGGTGAAGGATGAAGGGCCGGGCTTTGAGTTGGACAAGGTCTTGCTCGAGAGTAAACCGGACGATTGGACAAGGCCTCGTGGAAGAGGGATCTTCATTATGAAGTCCCTTATGGGGACCGTGGACTTCGCCTTTGGCAAGGACAGAGGAACGACGGTTCTTCTGTCGCAGCCCAGGCCTTCTGGACATAGTTGACAGAGCAGGGCTTGCCAGATGAGTCCGGAGGCGACCCGGCAGTCTGCCGACGCTGGGAATGTCTTTGTCCAGTGCTGATTGAGGCGATCTTGTTGAGAAGAGACACGGGCAGGAAACGATTAGCGACACGGAGGGGAGCGACATGCGAATCGGTGAGTTTTACAGGAAATGCATTGCCGCAGGGATAGCGGCTGATCCAAGGGGAAAAAAGGGAGTAAGCGAGCTACTCAATAGAGAAAAGAAAAGCTACGAGAAGCTGGAAAAGTACGAGAAGGACCACTACGACCTGGAGAGACTCAAGAATCCTTACGCCGACGTGCGGATACTGTGGGGAGATGAGAAGAAGACCATAAAGAGGATAATGGTCGGAATTGATGCCTTGGGACCCGAAATCATGCTGGCCAGTGAGCTGGGAAGAGTGGGGAGGAAGGTCGATCTTGTCCTGTCCCATCACCCGGCCGGCCTCGCGTTGAAGAAACTTCCGGATGTGATGGATATCCACACCGAGCAGTGGATCCGGTTCGGCGTTCCTCCTCACATAGCGCAGAGTCTCACGGATGAAAGGGTTGAGTGGGCGGTAAGGGAATTTCACGTGAGGAACACCGATGCCCCGGTTGATATTGCCAGATTGGTCGGGATGCCCCTGATGTGCTGCCACACCGCTGCGGATAACAACGCTGCGAACTACCTCCAGAAAAAAATAGACAAAGCCAAACCGCGGACGGTCGGGGACACGCTGGAGCTGGTGAGAGACGAACCCGAATACCGGCACCAAGCCAAACTTCAAGCTCCTGCGATGATAATTGCCGGAAAGAAGGACAACCGCTGCGGAAAGGTATTTGTCGAGATGACCGGCGGCATTATGCCGAAGGATGAAGCTATTTCAGAGCTTTCGAAGCGCGGAATCAGCACCCTTGTTGTCATGCATATGCCCGAGAAGAGCGTTGAGAAAGCGAAGGAAGAGAAAATAAATGTGATCCTTGCCGGTCACATGGCAAGCGACACCTTGGGGATGAACCTTGTCCTGGACTCAGTGCTTCAGCGTGACGTTGAAGTGCTTGAGTGCGCAGGCTTCAAAAGGCTCGAAAGAAGCCGGAGAAAATAAGCTACTTGTAGAGCGCCTTCACTCTGCCCCAGCTTCTGGCATCCAGTGCTGTCGGTGGGGCAGGGACTTCAGCTGTAACTCCCGTTTCTGACCCGGCGCCCGAGATAAGATCATAGTTCTGCGGGCCGGGGAGCGACGCACCGGTCCACGTGAATTCCACCGCGAAATGCCCGCTGCAATAGGTCGGCACGCATGGTCCCCCGTTCATATCAATCGCACCGAGGCTGTCACCCATAGCTATATAGCAGGAAGAAGTCAGGGTCCTGAATCTGATCTTCCAGTTGTTATAGCCGGGCGCAGGACCGGTCTTCGCGGCGGTCCAGCAAGTAGGCGCGCAGCTGGCGGACCAGGTCGATCTCAAAACGTCGTCCGAATTGAAATAGACATAGGCAGTGCTGATCTTGGTCGGGAAGCCCAGGTTTCTTATCCGGTAATTGTAGCGCCAGAGATTGGTGCCAGGGACATTCCCGCCTTGAGGCATCGGCTCAGAAGACGTGTAGCGCA
Coding sequences within:
- a CDS encoding NGG1p interacting factor NIF3; this translates as MRIGEFYRKCIAAGIAADPRGKKGVSELLNREKKSYEKLEKYEKDHYDLERLKNPYADVRILWGDEKKTIKRIMVGIDALGPEIMLASELGRVGRKVDLVLSHHPAGLALKKLPDVMDIHTEQWIRFGVPPHIAQSLTDERVEWAVREFHVRNTDAPVDIARLVGMPLMCCHTAADNNAANYLQKKIDKAKPRTVGDTLELVRDEPEYRHQAKLQAPAMIIAGKKDNRCGKVFVEMTGGIMPKDEAISELSKRGISTLVVMHMPEKSVEKAKEEKINVILAGHMASDTLGMNLVLDSVLQRDVEVLECAGFKRLERSRRK
- a CDS encoding Lrp/AsnC family transcriptional regulator, which encodes MRRRLRISHPQARLLDLLQDGFPLTRRPFLSIGKSMRRSEDWVLTNLGKLMEEGVVREISGIFDSRKLGFVSTLVAMKLPARRVDLAGKIVSREPGVSHNYRRDHEFNLWFTVTADSQAALTRTLGKLRTRLRPERILVLPSLRVFKIGVSFDMSGGKKTRRNRNVPSRSFRLTSFDTKLVVALQRRIVPVRRPFESAAREFDIEEGRLIAGAKELIRKGFMRRFGAVLRHRNAGFAANAMTAWKIPKNDVDAFGRIASSFPQVSHCYERPVLRGWPYSVFVMIHGRTKRQCKEVMEGIADKTGARDYEILYSTKEYKKERVRYFVQA
- a CDS encoding sulfurtransferase TusA family protein, which produces MKADVTLDAFGLLCPMPVIKTAQEMKKLKAGEVLEILSTDEGIKVDMPAWCKNTGNEFLGIEESDGEYRVYVRKVKD
- a CDS encoding STAS domain-containing protein; amino-acid sequence: MELKEKKEGDVVILYPKGYLMGGPETVVVEKRIRQLAEEENKKLVINLEETNHLNSTALGVLIAGYTNYAKRNASMKLCKADKKIHNIFVITKLSLVFEVFETEKEAVASF
- a CDS encoding ATP-binding protein, whose product is MPASSEKTGPGARGEEIAVLSIPGRLEYLPFADALLVGVAASLGMGDDEKDAFSISILEAGTNAIQHGSKYDESKKIVFSFIVEDGSLSVLVKDEGPGFELDKVLLESKPDDWTRPRGRGIFIMKSLMGTVDFAFGKDRGTTVLLSQPRPSGHS